A window from Deinococcus malanensis encodes these proteins:
- a CDS encoding ABC transporter substrate-binding protein: MNKVLILTLSGLALSSQAAATRYPLTLTDDLNRKVTIGAEPMRIVSVLPSTTETLCALGVCNRLVGVDTFSDYPQQVTRLPKVGGLYDPNIEAIVALKPDLVVVSKYGKLEGPLTQAGITVVAVNPETYEEVFSKTLTLGRIVNREAAAKALVTQMRRDIARVEILTKNAVRKPTTYLEIDPTPYSVGPNSFMGVLLTKAGARNIIPASMGDFPKVDPEFIVKQNPQLILGTGLKDLGKRPGWNSIAAVRTGRVVEIPAALNTMLGRPGPRLAEALRGLARIIHPQLVK; encoded by the coding sequence ATGAATAAAGTGCTGATCCTGACCCTGAGTGGCCTCGCCCTGTCGTCCCAGGCGGCCGCCACCCGGTACCCCCTGACCCTGACTGACGACCTGAACCGCAAGGTCACCATCGGGGCCGAGCCCATGCGCATCGTGAGCGTGCTGCCCAGCACCACCGAAACGCTGTGCGCGCTTGGGGTGTGCAACCGCCTGGTAGGCGTGGACACCTTCAGCGACTACCCGCAGCAGGTCACCCGACTGCCCAAGGTGGGCGGCCTGTACGACCCGAACATTGAGGCCATCGTGGCGCTCAAGCCGGACCTGGTGGTGGTCAGCAAGTACGGCAAGCTGGAAGGTCCGCTGACCCAGGCCGGAATCACAGTGGTTGCTGTGAACCCCGAAACCTACGAGGAAGTGTTCAGCAAGACCCTGACCCTGGGCCGGATCGTCAACCGAGAGGCGGCAGCCAAGGCGCTGGTCACGCAGATGAGGCGTGATATCGCCCGGGTAGAGATCCTGACGAAGAATGCCGTGCGCAAGCCCACCACCTACCTGGAAATTGACCCCACCCCCTACAGTGTGGGTCCCAACTCGTTTATGGGCGTGCTGCTGACCAAGGCTGGCGCGCGCAACATCATTCCGGCCAGCATGGGCGACTTTCCCAAGGTGGACCCGGAATTTATCGTGAAGCAAAACCCGCAGCTGATCCTGGGGACTGGCCTGAAGGACCTGGGCAAGCGTCCGGGCTGGAACAGCATCGCTGCAGTCAGGACCGGGCGGGTCGTGGAGATTCCGGCTGCCCTGAACACCATGCTGGGCCGTCCCGGACCCCGACTGGCCGAGGCCCTGCGTGGACTGGCCCGCATCATTCACCCGCAACTCGTCAAGTAA
- a CDS encoding lysophospholipid acyltransferase family protein: MSDADRPGSPVPAVPGTPPRTEGPPPINPAVYRLVVGVMNLPVLLSGMHLEVHGTEHVPPPGTPLVIASNHRSALDPFLVARALPPGRFVQFMAKQELFLPVIGAIIRAGGSFPVDRSSNDVQAIRTALRILAANGTVGIFPEGTRGGSGGELHGGVALIAAKGRAPILPAGISRSGKRWVIRFGSPISPKGGIKAVTRELGTVLAELARPV, encoded by the coding sequence ATGAGTGACGCCGACCGTCCCGGCAGCCCTGTTCCCGCCGTGCCAGGGACCCCACCGCGCACCGAAGGGCCACCTCCTATCAATCCTGCCGTTTACCGGCTGGTCGTGGGGGTTATGAATCTGCCGGTGCTGCTCAGCGGCATGCATCTGGAAGTGCACGGCACCGAGCATGTGCCGCCCCCCGGTACACCCCTGGTCATCGCCTCCAACCACCGTTCGGCGCTGGACCCCTTTCTGGTCGCGCGTGCGCTGCCGCCAGGACGGTTCGTGCAGTTCATGGCCAAGCAGGAACTGTTTCTGCCGGTTATCGGGGCCATTATCCGCGCCGGGGGCAGCTTCCCAGTGGACCGCAGCAGCAACGACGTGCAGGCCATCCGCACCGCGCTGCGCATCCTGGCGGCCAACGGCACAGTGGGCATTTTTCCGGAAGGCACACGCGGCGGCAGTGGCGGCGAACTGCACGGCGGCGTCGCCCTGATTGCCGCCAAGGGCCGCGCCCCGATCCTGCCCGCTGGAATCAGCCGGAGCGGCAAACGCTGGGTGATCCGCTTCGGGTCGCCCATTTCGCCCAAGGGCGGCATCAAGGCCGTCACGCGGGAACTGGGCACCGTGCTCGCGGAGTTGGCCCGTCCGGTCTGA
- a CDS encoding flavin reductase family protein: MSALPLTPEETPPTRHFDLTALKAADRYKLLISTVVPRPIAWVGTLGADGHVNLAPYSFFGLMGSDPPVVAFAPGDRPEGGPKDTARNIGAGGEFTVNLVSAAQAGLMNATATDFPPGMDETRALGIQLESGVQVRVPRVRGAPAALECREVQTVLIGRTRIILGEVLGLTLRSDAVQDAARFYVDTAALDLVGRMGGRGTYAHTRDTFQIDRVSYAAWQAAQEGMPED; the protein is encoded by the coding sequence GTGTCTGCCCTGCCGCTCACCCCTGAGGAAACGCCGCCCACCCGGCACTTCGACCTGACAGCCCTGAAGGCCGCCGACCGCTACAAGCTGCTGATCTCCACGGTGGTGCCGCGCCCGATTGCCTGGGTAGGCACGCTGGGAGCCGACGGACACGTGAATCTGGCGCCCTATTCCTTTTTCGGTCTGATGGGATCAGACCCGCCGGTGGTGGCCTTTGCGCCCGGAGACCGCCCCGAGGGAGGACCCAAGGACACCGCGCGCAACATCGGCGCCGGCGGTGAATTCACGGTTAACCTCGTCAGCGCCGCCCAGGCCGGGCTGATGAACGCCACGGCCACGGATTTTCCGCCCGGCATGGACGAGACCCGGGCGCTGGGCATACAGCTCGAAAGCGGCGTGCAGGTGCGGGTTCCCAGGGTTCGGGGCGCACCTGCCGCCCTGGAATGCCGTGAGGTCCAGACGGTGCTGATCGGCCGCACCCGCATCATCCTGGGAGAGGTGCTGGGGCTGACGCTGCGGTCGGACGCTGTGCAGGACGCCGCGCGCTTTTATGTGGATACGGCGGCGCTGGACTTGGTGGGCCGCATGGGCGGACGCGGCACCTACGCCCACACCCGCGACACGTTCCAGATCGACCGGGTCTCCTACGCGGCGTGGCAGGCCGCGCAGGAAGGGATGCCGGAAGACTGA
- a CDS encoding DinB family protein — MTMNPAEIYARNFLMHRGALMDLYAQLPEDQGTFSAWEGGMTFIGLADHLSGSCQRLLSMVAGETPGAVAGSATLQEARGRLETTGEQVASAIRAMSPDDLGRRVVAFGGREMPAAALLDAMVSHEAHHKGQVWMMARMIGIKPPMYVKMG; from the coding sequence ATGACCATGAATCCTGCCGAGATCTACGCCCGCAACTTCCTGATGCACCGCGGCGCCCTGATGGACCTGTACGCCCAGTTGCCCGAGGATCAGGGCACCTTCAGCGCCTGGGAGGGCGGCATGACCTTTATCGGTCTGGCTGACCACCTGTCGGGCAGCTGTCAGCGCCTGCTGTCCATGGTTGCCGGCGAAACGCCGGGTGCTGTGGCGGGCAGCGCCACACTGCAGGAGGCCCGGGGCCGTCTGGAAACCACCGGCGAGCAGGTCGCCAGCGCCATCCGCGCTATGAGCCCAGACGATCTGGGACGCCGTGTGGTCGCCTTCGGGGGCCGCGAGATGCCGGCAGCAGCGTTGCTTGACGCCATGGTCAGTCACGAGGCCCACCACAAGGGACAGGTCTGGATGATGGCCCGCATGATCGGCATCAAGCCGCCGATGTACGTCAAGATGGGCTGA
- a CDS encoding HRDC domain-containing protein, which translates to MTDSRSTRPDARLVLLHAERGDPHARLTGALAALEGADWGLLLSGEEALSRQLASLLGGGTLRVDSRVRANREALAGAGLAVAGLDAEWRGARAVWLLEPDAETLERARRAGVRVVVDATLAPGSSWFTAGADLVVYRDSVTLSGHADAPLAVLFGTGRAPEAVGAPPSDLSVALVLRDVATLPLRLARAARTTATLSERLGGAVQGAGPTALLLAPDAASDTPQALGGVLAAARSVPGGVLLTPGLQEAEVALALLHGAAEFRQPEQREPAHPEVARAEEGRRDDGRRDDQRRDVTRRDEGRREDRRDHRFEGRRDGGRDGGRRDAFRRGGDRPGRFSRGDQPSQAGPDRPAEPERFTFEAPQAAADTAPVQPAVTFPAAEETWEPEIVFSGQPPHPQVTLPTPVSSGPDAPNLPVLPDVLHQPEHLAAADEMSGDQNDTAPQEPAPGTADSGTDDGDASGTTGPAATVEATAVEADIAEPASPATLLAPDLPKGKEDPSADLTDEQAAVYARLREWRNAEAKRQEISRFIIASNATLAEIARRIPYTEADLRAVKGMGPERLRKYGDKILEVVRG; encoded by the coding sequence ATGACCGATTCCCGCTCGACCCGACCCGACGCACGCCTGGTGCTCCTGCACGCCGAGCGGGGTGACCCGCACGCGCGCCTGACCGGGGCTCTCGCGGCCCTGGAAGGTGCGGACTGGGGCCTGCTGCTCTCCGGTGAAGAGGCCCTGTCGCGGCAGCTGGCCAGCCTTCTGGGTGGCGGAACCCTGCGGGTGGATTCCCGGGTGCGCGCGAACCGTGAAGCGCTGGCTGGGGCCGGACTGGCTGTGGCGGGCCTGGACGCCGAGTGGCGCGGCGCCCGCGCAGTGTGGCTGCTCGAACCAGACGCCGAGACCCTGGAGCGTGCCCGCCGGGCGGGTGTCAGGGTCGTGGTCGACGCGACCCTGGCGCCCGGAAGCAGCTGGTTTACAGCCGGAGCCGATCTGGTGGTGTACCGCGACAGTGTCACGCTCAGCGGCCACGCGGACGCCCCACTGGCCGTGCTGTTCGGCACGGGCCGCGCCCCCGAGGCAGTCGGCGCCCCGCCCAGCGACCTGAGTGTGGCGCTGGTCCTGCGAGACGTGGCCACCCTGCCGCTGCGGCTGGCCCGCGCGGCGCGCACCACCGCGACCCTCTCCGAGCGCCTGGGCGGCGCGGTACAGGGAGCCGGTCCCACCGCTCTGCTGCTGGCACCCGACGCCGCCTCCGACACCCCGCAGGCTCTGGGGGGTGTGCTGGCAGCCGCCCGCAGCGTTCCGGGCGGTGTGCTGCTCACTCCCGGACTTCAGGAAGCTGAGGTTGCCCTGGCCCTGCTGCACGGGGCGGCAGAATTCCGCCAGCCCGAACAGCGTGAGCCGGCCCACCCGGAAGTCGCCCGTGCCGAGGAGGGCCGCCGGGACGACGGGCGCCGGGATGACCAGCGGCGTGATGTGACGCGCCGGGACGAAGGCCGCCGCGAGGACCGCCGCGACCACCGCTTTGAGGGCCGCCGCGACGGGGGTCGTGATGGAGGACGACGCGACGCATTCCGGCGTGGTGGAGACCGCCCTGGCCGCTTCTCACGCGGGGACCAGCCGTCCCAGGCGGGGCCCGACAGGCCTGCCGAGCCCGAGCGCTTCACCTTCGAAGCCCCGCAGGCCGCAGCCGACACGGCTCCTGTCCAGCCGGCCGTGACGTTCCCGGCAGCCGAGGAAACCTGGGAGCCTGAAATCGTGTTCAGTGGTCAGCCTCCGCACCCGCAGGTGACACTGCCGACTCCGGTGAGCTCGGGACCCGACGCCCCCAACCTGCCGGTGCTGCCGGACGTGCTGCACCAGCCGGAGCATCTGGCCGCCGCCGACGAAATGTCCGGCGACCAGAACGACACCGCGCCCCAGGAACCGGCGCCAGGCACTGCGGACAGCGGCACGGATGACGGTGACGCTTCAGGGACCACCGGCCCGGCAGCTACGGTTGAGGCCACCGCAGTTGAGGCCGACATTGCTGAACCAGCCTCACCCGCCACCCTGCTGGCTCCGGACCTGCCCAAGGGCAAGGAAGATCCCAGCGCCGACCTGACCGACGAACAGGCCGCCGTCTACGCGCGGCTGCGTGAATGGCGCAATGCTGAGGCCAAACGTCAGGAGATCAGCCGCTTCATCATTGCCAGCAACGCCACCCTGGCCGAGATCGCCCGGCGTATTCCCTACACTGAGGCGGACCTCAGGGCCGTCAAGGGCATGGGCCCGGAGCGGCTGCGCAAGTACGGCGACAAGATTCTGGAAGTCGTGCGCGGCTGA
- the xseB gene encoding exodeoxyribonuclease VII small subunit, which produces MTAMKGPYREAYATLSRIAAELETGEADLDRVLPLLEEAREAYAVCRDRIEAVRAVLAGEWAEVRDHSGSAEDPEADEDEADDDLY; this is translated from the coding sequence ATGACTGCCATGAAAGGGCCCTACCGCGAGGCGTACGCGACCCTGTCCCGGATCGCGGCAGAACTGGAGACCGGCGAGGCGGACCTGGACCGCGTGCTGCCGCTGCTGGAGGAAGCCCGGGAGGCCTACGCGGTATGCCGTGACCGCATCGAGGCCGTCCGGGCGGTGCTGGCTGGCGAGTGGGCCGAGGTCCGGGACCATTCGGGCTCAGCGGAAGACCCGGAAGCGGACGAGGATGAAGCTGACGATGACCTGTACTGA
- the mscL gene encoding large conductance mechanosensitive channel protein MscL, giving the protein MLSGFQKFLMRGNLIDLAVGVIIGAAFNGVVKSFTDGVIMPVIGIFGGIPNFDRLSFVINGSVFKYGLFLTALVNFMITGAVIYFFVITPVNRLMERFKQEEKPAATEPSNEEKLLAEIRDELRRRPVSPP; this is encoded by the coding sequence ATGCTGAGTGGGTTTCAGAAATTCCTGATGCGCGGCAACCTGATTGACCTCGCGGTGGGCGTCATTATCGGCGCGGCCTTCAACGGCGTGGTCAAGTCCTTTACAGACGGCGTCATTATGCCGGTCATCGGCATCTTCGGCGGGATTCCGAACTTTGACAGGCTCAGCTTCGTCATCAACGGCAGCGTCTTTAAATACGGTCTCTTTCTCACGGCCCTGGTGAATTTTATGATCACCGGCGCCGTGATCTACTTTTTTGTGATCACACCCGTCAACCGCCTGATGGAACGCTTCAAACAGGAAGAGAAGCCAGCTGCCACTGAGCCCAGCAACGAGGAGAAACTGCTGGCCGAAATCCGCGACGAACTGCGCAGGCGACCGGTCTCTCCTCCATAA
- a CDS encoding vWA domain-containing protein: MARITRYSKFEGELDQLESSELMQMIQEALLGQGMNDPYDPDPNARPSMDDLFDAILEALAERNMIPEDQLLEAMQSDDVRETQLGQQIQRLMDRLQQDGFIRKEFDDADGQGGAGEGGEATFQLTDKSIDFLGYKSLRDLMGGLGRSSAGAHDTREYASGVEMSGELKSYEFGDTMNLDTTATLGNVISKGFDQLEESDLVIRQAEYNSSAATVVMLDCSHSMILYGEDRFTPAKQVALALAHLIRTQYPGDTLKFVLFHDSAEEVPVGKLAQAQIGPYHTNTAGGLRLAQQLLKRENKDMKQIVMITDGKPSALTLPDGRIYKNAYGLDPYVLGATLREVANCRRSGIQVNTFMLARDPELVGFVRRVSEMTRGKAYFTTPQNIGQYVLMDFVTNKTKMVN; the protein is encoded by the coding sequence ATGGCGCGGATTACGCGGTACAGCAAGTTCGAGGGGGAACTGGATCAGCTCGAAAGCAGTGAGCTGATGCAGATGATTCAGGAAGCGCTGCTGGGGCAGGGCATGAACGACCCCTACGACCCCGACCCCAACGCGCGCCCCAGCATGGATGATCTGTTCGACGCGATTCTGGAGGCGCTGGCCGAGCGCAACATGATCCCCGAAGACCAGCTGCTTGAGGCCATGCAGTCGGATGACGTGCGTGAGACCCAGCTGGGCCAGCAGATTCAGCGCCTGATGGACAGGTTGCAGCAGGACGGGTTTATCCGCAAGGAATTTGACGACGCTGACGGTCAGGGGGGTGCTGGTGAGGGCGGCGAGGCCACTTTCCAGCTGACCGACAAGAGCATCGACTTCCTGGGGTACAAGAGCCTGCGCGACCTGATGGGCGGCCTGGGCCGCAGCAGTGCTGGTGCCCACGACACCCGTGAGTACGCCTCGGGCGTCGAGATGAGCGGAGAGCTCAAAAGCTACGAGTTCGGGGACACCATGAACCTGGACACCACCGCCACGCTGGGCAACGTGATTTCCAAGGGTTTCGATCAGCTGGAGGAATCGGACCTGGTGATCCGGCAGGCCGAGTACAACTCCTCGGCAGCGACCGTGGTCATGCTGGATTGCTCGCACTCCATGATCCTGTACGGCGAGGACCGCTTCACCCCGGCCAAGCAGGTGGCCCTGGCCCTGGCGCACCTGATTCGCACGCAGTACCCTGGCGACACCCTGAAATTCGTGCTGTTTCACGACAGTGCCGAGGAAGTGCCGGTGGGTAAGCTGGCACAGGCGCAGATCGGCCCGTACCACACCAATACGGCCGGTGGCCTGAGGCTGGCGCAGCAGCTCCTGAAGCGCGAGAACAAGGACATGAAGCAGATCGTGATGATCACCGACGGCAAACCCTCGGCCCTCACGCTGCCGGATGGGCGCATCTACAAGAACGCCTATGGCCTGGACCCCTACGTGCTTGGTGCCACCCTGCGCGAGGTCGCCAACTGCCGTCGCAGCGGAATTCAGGTCAACACCTTCATGCTGGCGCGCGACCCGGAACTGGTGGGTTTCGTGCGCCGTGTCTCGGAGATGACCCGTGGCAAGGCCTACTTCACCACGCCGCAGAACATCGGCCAGTACGTGCTGATGGACTTTGTGACCAACAAGACCAAGATGGTGAACTAG
- a CDS encoding FecCD family ABC transporter permease, whose translation MRAAAIQSSSRLRLLPRTLALVVALLLAVVLGTALGSVSIPPVEVLGALWRGLSGQELQGNDVIVWQIRLPRVVMAVVVGAALSVCGGAFQGVFRNPLADPYLLGVASGSALGATIAIVAGWPRTTIPLVALALALLAVSVTLTLAREGRRFPPTRLILAGVVVGSVLSATTTFLILRGEDRARQVLAYTLGDLGFSGWRDVATVLPYAAVGCGVLLLLSRALDTLQLGDLTARSLGVPVERLRLLVVVAASVATAGAVAYVGIIGFVGLIVPHVVRLAWGAGHRVLLPVSALMGAVLLVLADLLARTSILSQVGIVTTLLGGPFFLYLLRRGQHD comes from the coding sequence GTGAGGGCCGCGGCAATTCAGTCCTCGTCGCGGCTGCGCCTGCTGCCGCGCACCCTGGCGCTGGTGGTGGCGCTGCTGCTGGCGGTGGTGCTCGGCACTGCACTGGGCAGCGTCTCTATTCCTCCGGTGGAGGTGCTGGGCGCGCTGTGGCGTGGGCTGAGTGGGCAGGAGTTGCAGGGCAACGACGTGATCGTGTGGCAGATCCGCCTGCCGCGGGTGGTCATGGCCGTGGTAGTGGGCGCCGCGCTTTCGGTGTGCGGGGGGGCGTTCCAGGGCGTGTTCCGCAACCCGCTGGCCGACCCTTATCTGCTGGGGGTGGCCAGCGGCTCTGCCCTGGGCGCCACCATTGCCATCGTGGCGGGCTGGCCGCGCACGACCATTCCGCTGGTGGCCCTGGCCCTGGCTCTGCTGGCGGTCAGTGTCACGCTGACTCTGGCGCGCGAGGGCCGGCGCTTTCCCCCTACCCGGCTGATTCTGGCCGGCGTGGTGGTGGGCAGCGTGCTGAGCGCCACCACCACCTTCCTGATCCTGCGCGGCGAGGACCGTGCCCGGCAGGTGCTGGCCTACACCCTGGGGGACCTGGGCTTCAGCGGCTGGCGCGACGTGGCGACCGTGCTGCCCTACGCTGCGGTGGGCTGCGGCGTGCTGCTGCTGCTGTCCAGAGCGCTGGACACCCTGCAGCTTGGTGACCTGACGGCCCGCAGCCTGGGCGTGCCGGTCGAGCGGCTGCGTCTGCTGGTGGTGGTCGCGGCCAGCGTGGCCACCGCCGGAGCGGTGGCGTATGTCGGGATCATCGGCTTCGTGGGCCTGATCGTGCCGCACGTGGTCCGGCTGGCCTGGGGCGCGGGGCACCGTGTCCTGCTGCCGGTCTCGGCCCTGATGGGCGCGGTGCTGCTGGTGCTGGCCGATCTGCTGGCCCGCACCAGCATCCTGTCGCAGGTCGGCATCGTGACCACGCTGCTGGGCGGGCCGTTTTTCCTGTACCTGCTGCGCCGGGGCCAGCATGACTAG
- a CDS encoding DUF512 domain-containing protein has product MTAAEALHDQTYPAPIKAVETGSPAERAGVRPGDVLLRVNGQAVTDVLAYRHLLTQGQATLEIARPHEAPRVMTGVPGTAQDHHRLLLSAPPSLDDTFTFTVEWEDPGLEFEEVLFDGIKKCANKCDFCYVHQMPRGFRKSLYIMDDDYRLSFLYGSFVTLTNLTEGDINRILDENLSPLYVSVHTANQDLRQDMMKWWKLKVKDPQAVQIRGMIERLESIDLYTQIVLVPGRNDREHLDDTVEYLSSRPNVISAAVVPIGLTGHRTNLPDVRTFTREEAQDTLRRLNVWRRQFLAERGTRFVFPSDELYLLAGEPLPTEEEYEGFPMLENGVGMIRDFLTEGLPELPASLPQPRKVILSTGLLFAESLDRAVEPLRAIEGLTLEVRAVENRTFGKVTTVAGLLTGRCFRHAVKPGEADLLIVPPTTLRYGTELMLDDTSLTELRNEFRMDVRAGGATLGELGRVILQGVDTSGHQWGMSAHAVKEQRGQA; this is encoded by the coding sequence ATGACGGCAGCCGAAGCACTACACGACCAGACCTATCCTGCGCCGATCAAGGCCGTGGAAACCGGCAGCCCGGCCGAGCGGGCGGGTGTGCGTCCGGGGGACGTGCTGCTGCGCGTTAACGGTCAGGCCGTGACGGACGTGCTGGCCTACCGTCATCTGCTGACCCAGGGACAGGCTACCCTGGAGATCGCCCGGCCCCACGAGGCCCCCCGCGTGATGACCGGCGTGCCCGGCACCGCGCAGGACCACCACCGCCTGCTGCTCAGCGCGCCGCCCAGTCTGGACGACACCTTTACCTTCACGGTGGAGTGGGAAGACCCCGGGCTGGAGTTCGAGGAAGTGCTGTTCGACGGCATCAAGAAGTGTGCCAACAAGTGCGACTTCTGCTACGTGCACCAGATGCCGCGGGGCTTTCGCAAGAGCCTGTACATCATGGACGACGACTACCGTCTGTCATTCCTGTACGGCTCCTTCGTCACCCTGACCAACCTGACCGAGGGGGACATCAACCGGATTCTGGACGAGAACCTCTCCCCGCTGTACGTGTCGGTGCACACCGCCAATCAGGACCTGCGCCAGGACATGATGAAGTGGTGGAAACTGAAGGTCAAAGACCCTCAGGCCGTGCAGATCCGCGGCATGATCGAGCGCCTGGAGAGCATCGACCTGTACACCCAGATCGTGCTGGTGCCGGGGCGCAACGACCGCGAGCATCTGGATGACACGGTCGAGTACCTCTCGAGCCGCCCCAACGTGATCTCGGCGGCGGTGGTACCCATCGGCCTGACCGGGCACCGCACCAACCTGCCGGACGTGCGTACCTTCACCCGCGAGGAAGCGCAGGACACCCTCAGGCGCCTCAACGTCTGGCGCCGGCAGTTTCTGGCCGAACGCGGCACCCGCTTCGTGTTTCCCAGTGACGAGCTGTACCTGCTGGCCGGTGAACCGCTGCCGACCGAGGAAGAGTACGAGGGCTTTCCCATGCTGGAAAACGGCGTGGGCATGATCCGCGACTTCCTGACCGAGGGCCTGCCGGAGCTCCCCGCTTCCCTGCCCCAACCGCGCAAGGTGATCCTGAGCACGGGGCTGCTGTTTGCCGAGTCCCTGGACCGCGCCGTGGAACCCCTGCGCGCCATTGAGGGCCTGACGCTGGAGGTCCGCGCTGTGGAAAACAGGACCTTCGGCAAGGTCACGACTGTGGCCGGCCTGCTGACTGGCCGCTGCTTTCGCCACGCAGTCAAACCCGGAGAGGCGGACCTGCTGATCGTGCCGCCGACCACCCTGCGTTACGGCACCGAGCTGATGCTGGACGACACCAGCCTGACCGAGTTGCGAAATGAATTCCGGATGGACGTGCGCGCCGGCGGCGCCACGCTGGGCGAACTGGGCCGAGTGATCCTGCAGGGCGTGGACACCAGCGGGCACCAGTGGGGCATGAGTGCCCACGCCGTCAAGGAGCAGCGCGGGCAGGCCTGA
- a CDS encoding (2Fe-2S) ferredoxin domain-containing protein, whose translation MPPKYYPTRGHLLVCQGNSCQARGSSLLYQALWKHLEREALSYYKQGGSVRLTTSGCLGACSYGPTLCVYRQRPEGLEEGWYAAMEFPLASRIAQAVHEDAPLPVEHRYGPALIAGPEAD comes from the coding sequence ATGCCCCCGAAGTACTATCCCACCCGTGGTCACCTGCTGGTCTGTCAGGGAAATAGCTGTCAGGCAAGAGGATCTTCGCTGCTGTATCAGGCACTGTGGAAACACCTGGAGCGCGAGGCCCTGTCGTACTACAAGCAGGGCGGCAGTGTACGCCTGACTACCAGCGGCTGCCTGGGCGCGTGCAGCTACGGCCCGACCCTGTGCGTGTATCGCCAGCGCCCTGAAGGGCTGGAGGAAGGCTGGTACGCCGCCATGGAATTTCCGCTGGCCAGCCGGATTGCTCAGGCGGTCCACGAGGACGCGCCGCTCCCGGTTGAACACCGGTACGGCCCGGCACTGATCGCCGGGCCTGAAGCAGACTGA
- a CDS encoding ABC transporter ATP-binding protein has translation MTSSHLLQAVNLHVRAGSFPAVRGVSADFKPGQFTAVIGPNGAGKSTLLRALLGLSTPDSGEVRLDGQPLRHWTRAERSAALAYLAQGEAIPESARVRDVVALGRGTGSWKWGLVPTRPWTEKDEEAVLGALNRTDTRRFEHRKVSELSGGERQRVSLARALAAHPRYLLLDEPTNHLDLAYALDVIRYVRCEVAGGLGVVAVLHDLNLAARADRLVLLHLGQVLAAGRPDEVLTPEHLQVVYGVRVTVTRSAGRLVVIPED, from the coding sequence ATGACTAGCAGCCACCTGCTGCAGGCAGTGAACCTGCATGTGCGCGCCGGCAGCTTCCCGGCGGTGCGGGGGGTCAGCGCAGACTTCAAGCCTGGGCAATTCACGGCTGTCATCGGGCCTAATGGTGCGGGCAAAAGTACCCTGCTGCGGGCCCTGCTAGGCCTCAGCACTCCCGATTCCGGAGAGGTGCGGCTGGATGGCCAGCCGCTGCGTCACTGGACCCGTGCCGAGCGGTCAGCGGCCCTGGCCTATCTGGCGCAGGGGGAGGCCATTCCTGAAAGCGCCCGCGTGCGTGATGTGGTGGCCCTGGGGCGCGGAACCGGCAGCTGGAAATGGGGCCTGGTTCCCACCCGCCCCTGGACGGAGAAGGACGAGGAGGCCGTACTGGGTGCTCTGAACCGCACCGACACCCGCCGCTTTGAGCACCGCAAGGTGTCCGAGCTCTCCGGTGGGGAACGCCAGCGGGTCAGTCTGGCGCGTGCGCTGGCGGCCCATCCCCGGTATCTGCTGCTCGATGAACCCACCAACCACCTGGACCTGGCTTATGCCCTGGACGTGATCCGCTATGTTCGCTGTGAAGTCGCGGGCGGACTGGGGGTCGTCGCGGTGCTGCACGATCTGAACCTCGCTGCCCGCGCCGACCGGCTGGTGCTGCTGCATCTGGGACAGGTGCTGGCTGCCGGCCGGCCCGACGAGGTGCTGACCCCAGAGCACCTGCAAGTGGTGTATGGCGTGCGCGTCACCGTGACCCGCTCTGCCGGCCGTCTGGTCGTTATTCCTGAAGACTGA